From Streptomyces sp. NBC_00690, a single genomic window includes:
- the yajC gene encoding preprotein translocase subunit YajC encodes MNLLTFLPFIVLIGAMFLMTRSAKKKQQQAAQMRDSMQPGTGVRTIGGMYATVKELHEDTVLLEVAPGVHAVYAKNSIGAVLDDEEYNRIVHGDDPAEQTTIVPDDASSLTEGTESDTTNAADTDVTKIELGKKPKSDEPAAADADTEVTKDNKADGDK; translated from the coding sequence GTGAATCTCCTGACCTTCCTCCCCTTCATCGTGCTCATCGGGGCCATGTTCCTGATGACCCGCTCCGCCAAGAAGAAGCAGCAGCAGGCCGCGCAGATGCGCGACTCGATGCAGCCAGGCACAGGAGTCCGCACGATCGGAGGCATGTACGCCACTGTCAAGGAGCTTCACGAGGACACCGTGCTCCTTGAGGTCGCCCCCGGCGTCCACGCCGTCTACGCGAAGAACTCCATCGGTGCCGTCCTCGACGACGAGGAGTACAACCGCATCGTCCACGGCGACGACCCCGCCGAGCAGACCACGATCGTGCCCGATGACGCCTCCTCGCTCACCGAGGGCACCGAGTCGGACACGACGAACGCGGCTGACACCGATGTCACCAAGATCGAGCTGGGCAAGAAGCCCAAGTCGGACGAGCCCGCAGCCGCCGACGCTGACACCGAGGTGACCAAAGACAACAAGGCCGACGGCGACAAGTAG